In the genome of Massilibacillus massiliensis, one region contains:
- a CDS encoding PTS fructose transporter subunit IIB, translating to MKIVGIAACTSGIAHTYIAKEKLIKAGKALNHTIHIETQGTIGTEDELTAKDIEEADVVIIASDIKVGGRERFQGKRIVDIPTHIAIKSPKALLNKIQEDLGI from the coding sequence ATGAAAATCGTAGGTATTGCAGCTTGTACATCGGGGATTGCACATACGTATATTGCCAAAGAAAAGTTGATAAAAGCCGGAAAAGCATTAAATCATACAATTCATATTGAAACGCAGGGGACGATAGGGACTGAAGATGAACTAACGGCGAAAGATATCGAGGAGGCAGATGTGGTCATTATTGCATCAGATATAAAAGTTGGCGGCAGAGAACGTTTTCAGGGGAAAAGAATTGTAGATATCCCAACACATATTGCAATTAAATCTCCCAAAGCGCTCTTAAATAAAATTCAAGAGGATTTAGGAATTTAA
- a CDS encoding OPT family oligopeptide transporter, translating to MKQVDFTSHEIHLPELTLRGMLLGMLITVVFTASNVYLGLKVGLTFSSSIPAAVISMAILKMFKDSNVLENNMVQTQASAAGTLSAVIFIIPGLLMIGYWQGFPFWQTLMVCACGGSLGVLFTIPLRRAMIVDSDLPYPEGLAAAEILKVGSGSGAKSENNGIKDIMAGGIVAAFISLCSNGFMILSSGVSYWFSFGKITSQLPIGFSSALLGAGYLIGIGSGIAMLVGLGLSWGVFVPYLTSLLTPEAGQSASAFASSVWAQKVRLMGAGAIGIAAIWTLITLMKPILDGMRISIQAMRRVEAGKDLHRMDTDLSPKATAVIFGVIVIGLIGTFYSFIVDANLPAASSWLFVLTGVIVAICMGFFVAAACGYMAGLIGTSASPISGIGILGIIMSSLVVLGVGTAVSVFDTQTGVKFVTALAIFMTSVIVSISAISNDNMQDLKTGYLVGATPWKQQVALLLGSIIGAFAIAPVLNLLYQAYGFAGAMPRVGMDEAQALSAPQATLMTTIAQGIFSHNLDWNYIMIGIGVGVIIIIADVLLKKNSAKYCLPPLAVGLGIYLPPTLVMPLIMGAVVSYFVHRYLHEKASRKKVKNVNEAVENVNRHGVLFASGLIVGESLMGVIIAMIIVFSVTGGGSDAPLAIVGKEFGATAEWLGLLAFIAMIAILVYRVIGTKFQED from the coding sequence ATGAAACAGGTTGATTTTACGAGTCACGAAATTCATTTGCCGGAGCTTACGCTTCGAGGAATGTTGCTCGGTATGTTAATTACGGTTGTTTTTACGGCATCGAATGTTTATTTAGGGCTAAAAGTGGGGCTTACATTCTCTTCATCGATTCCGGCCGCGGTAATTTCTATGGCCATATTAAAGATGTTTAAAGATTCTAATGTTTTAGAGAATAATATGGTACAAACGCAGGCATCAGCAGCAGGAACGCTTTCAGCAGTTATATTTATTATTCCAGGCTTGCTGATGATTGGCTATTGGCAGGGGTTCCCTTTTTGGCAAACTTTAATGGTCTGTGCATGCGGTGGTAGTCTTGGGGTTTTATTTACAATTCCACTCCGTCGTGCAATGATCGTTGACAGTGATTTACCTTATCCGGAGGGGTTGGCAGCTGCTGAAATATTAAAGGTAGGTAGTGGCAGCGGTGCTAAAAGTGAAAACAATGGGATTAAAGACATTATGGCCGGTGGAATTGTTGCAGCATTTATCAGCTTATGTTCAAATGGATTTATGATTTTATCGTCAGGTGTTAGCTATTGGTTCTCATTTGGGAAAATAACGTCTCAATTGCCGATTGGTTTTTCCTCGGCCCTGCTTGGTGCAGGCTATTTGATTGGTATTGGCAGCGGGATTGCGATGCTTGTAGGACTTGGATTGTCGTGGGGTGTCTTTGTTCCGTACCTCACTTCGCTATTAACTCCTGAAGCTGGGCAGAGTGCGAGTGCTTTTGCTTCAAGTGTTTGGGCACAAAAAGTGCGGTTAATGGGGGCAGGCGCGATTGGTATTGCTGCGATATGGACATTGATTACGCTAATGAAGCCTATCTTGGATGGTATGCGTATCTCTATTCAGGCAATGCGTCGGGTGGAAGCTGGGAAAGATCTGCATCGTATGGATACGGATTTATCTCCGAAAGCAACTGCGGTGATTTTTGGCGTCATTGTAATTGGATTGATTGGTACTTTTTATTCTTTCATCGTCGATGCAAATCTGCCAGCGGCAAGTAGTTGGTTGTTTGTTCTTACAGGTGTTATTGTCGCAATTTGCATGGGATTTTTTGTAGCTGCGGCGTGTGGCTATATGGCGGGGTTAATTGGAACGTCTGCTAGTCCGATTTCGGGAATTGGTATCTTAGGAATTATCATGTCTTCTCTTGTCGTATTAGGTGTCGGAACGGCTGTAAGCGTATTTGACACGCAAACAGGAGTCAAATTTGTTACGGCCTTAGCAATTTTTATGACAAGTGTAATTGTCAGCATCTCTGCGATTTCAAATGATAATATGCAAGATTTGAAAACGGGATATCTTGTTGGTGCAACGCCATGGAAACAGCAGGTTGCTTTATTGCTGGGCAGTATTATCGGAGCTTTTGCGATTGCCCCAGTCTTGAACTTATTATATCAAGCGTATGGGTTTGCCGGCGCGATGCCGCGGGTAGGCATGGATGAGGCGCAAGCTTTGTCAGCACCGCAGGCTACTTTGATGACGACGATTGCACAAGGAATTTTTAGTCATAATTTGGATTGGAATTATATTATGATTGGAATTGGCGTTGGGGTGATCATTATTATTGCGGATGTGTTGTTAAAGAAGAATTCGGCAAAGTATTGCTTGCCGCCATTAGCTGTAGGTTTGGGGATTTATTTGCCGCCTACTTTGGTAATGCCGCTGATCATGGGCGCCGTTGTGAGTTATTTTGTGCATCGGTATTTACATGAAAAAGCTTCAAGGAAAAAGGTCAAAAATGTCAATGAGGCTGTGGAAAATGTCAATCGACATGGTGTTCTTTTCGCTTCAGGTCTCATTGTTGGGGAAAGTTTAATGGGTGTTATCATTGCGATGATTATTGTTTTTTCTGTTACTGGAGGTGGCAGTGATGCACCGCTGGCGATCGTAGGCAAAGAGTTTGGTGCTACGGCGGAATGGCTTGGGTTGCTAGCTTTTATCGCAATGATTGCAATACTTGTGTATCGTGTGATTGGTACGAAGTTTCAAGAAGATTGA
- a CDS encoding BglG family transcription antiterminator: MKDLQQRQKQILQHLLKIEDFEPVKKFATVLQCSTKTVRNDLNTLEEYGVELEKVAGRGVRIAPTKKRSAEIFLQEPICLQDLSIEHRRMKILFDLLEGMRDKISIQWLSNKYFVSKTSIVNDLKVIEEKLAAYHLYLKKDTQGTQLVGSELEIRKAMVDMLNILISSKSPTFQLEHLRINRETLLELEDHFGKYSVEQVKKILEEAEVDLHYKITEPYYINLVTHLLILIHRTKNGKSIYAELKEQEQSCDPLFYKVSEGIAARLEQIFAIQINQEEVFYIYRYLMSSGGVSVQDFGAERSHLIDENLHEIATEMIRLSSQIFSLKFTFSQSLYHDLILHLKPMMNRLAYKIEIKNPLLDEIKDEFPELMILLKLVVLKIRLNYKLPPIREDEISYIAVYFQAAIEEAISKKRVMIVCSTGVGTSHLLEKRVKNHFPEWDIVEVISAKQLEATRALDHIDLIISTVKLNVSLRKPIAYVSALFNKADEKRIRASLVKESQNFVLEEKPSVFLENPINAAALAQDIAQAKCLDCIVLHDALTLCIYEKKDWESAESNHHIAMHVQGGDRVNLIVFIRNNEALSETILKEIYFFLTREMG, from the coding sequence ATGAAAGATTTACAACAACGACAAAAACAAATTTTGCAGCATTTGTTGAAGATAGAGGATTTTGAACCTGTTAAAAAATTTGCCACTGTCCTACAGTGTTCAACGAAGACAGTGAGGAATGATTTAAATACCTTGGAAGAATATGGGGTGGAACTGGAAAAAGTAGCTGGAAGAGGGGTTCGTATTGCACCAACAAAGAAACGAAGTGCAGAAATTTTTTTACAAGAACCAATTTGTTTGCAGGACTTATCTATAGAACATCGACGGATGAAAATTTTATTTGATTTGCTTGAAGGGATGCGAGATAAAATATCAATTCAATGGTTATCGAATAAATATTTTGTTAGCAAAACATCCATCGTGAATGATTTAAAAGTGATTGAAGAAAAACTTGCAGCGTATCATTTATATCTTAAGAAGGATACACAGGGAACACAATTAGTCGGATCTGAGTTAGAGATACGCAAAGCGATGGTTGATATGTTAAATATACTGATTAGTTCGAAAAGTCCGACATTTCAGTTGGAGCATCTCAGAATCAATAGAGAAACTTTATTGGAATTGGAAGATCACTTTGGTAAATATAGTGTGGAGCAAGTAAAGAAAATCCTTGAAGAGGCGGAAGTAGATTTACATTATAAAATAACGGAACCTTATTATATTAATCTTGTCACCCATCTATTAATCTTAATTCATAGAACGAAAAACGGAAAATCAATTTATGCAGAGTTAAAAGAGCAAGAGCAAAGTTGCGATCCATTATTTTATAAAGTGTCCGAAGGTATCGCCGCTAGATTAGAGCAGATCTTTGCAATTCAGATTAATCAAGAAGAAGTTTTTTATATTTATCGGTATTTGATGTCTTCCGGTGGCGTCAGTGTACAGGATTTTGGTGCAGAAAGATCACATCTGATTGATGAGAATTTACATGAAATAGCTACGGAAATGATTCGTTTAAGTTCTCAAATTTTCTCACTGAAATTTACGTTTAGTCAATCTTTATATCATGATTTGATCCTTCATTTAAAACCCATGATGAATCGTCTTGCATATAAAATTGAAATAAAAAATCCATTGTTAGATGAAATAAAAGATGAATTTCCTGAATTGATGATTTTACTAAAATTAGTTGTATTAAAAATAAGATTGAACTATAAGCTGCCGCCGATTCGTGAGGATGAAATTAGTTATATTGCAGTTTATTTTCAGGCAGCTATAGAAGAAGCAATAAGTAAAAAACGCGTGATGATTGTTTGTTCTACAGGCGTTGGAACGTCACATTTGTTAGAGAAACGCGTGAAAAATCATTTTCCGGAGTGGGATATTGTAGAAGTTATTTCAGCAAAGCAATTAGAAGCAACAAGAGCGCTAGATCATATTGATTTAATCATATCAACGGTTAAGCTTAATGTTTCTTTACGTAAGCCAATTGCTTATGTGAGTGCATTATTTAATAAAGCAGACGAGAAGAGAATTCGAGCATCTCTTGTGAAAGAAAGTCAGAATTTTGTATTGGAAGAAAAACCGTCAGTGTTTCTAGAAAATCCAATAAATGCAGCGGCGCTTGCGCAAGATATCGCACAGGCAAAATGCCTGGACTGTATTGTACTGCATGATGCATTAACGTTATGTATCTATGAAAAGAAAGATTGGGAAAGTGCAGAAAGCAATCATCATATTGCAATGCATGTGCAAGGCGGAGATCGTGTAAATTTGATTGTTTTTATTAGAAATAATGAAGCGTTATCTGAAACTATATTAAAAGAAATTTATTTCTTTTTAACCCGTGAGATGGGATGA
- a CDS encoding PTS fructose transporter subunit IIC — MLKSLELKRHAMTGISYMIPLVVAAGLLIAIGNIAGGNPALISDYKSSYSLWEAAVTLGVYGMGLIPAVMSAAIAYSIADRPGIAPGLLMGMIANAMGAGFFGGMLGGYLSGWCVNFLKRKIKVPIWAQGLMPMMILPLLASIIVGFIMFFVIGGPIAAVSFALTDMLVNMQGGSKAVFGAIMGAMAAFDFGGPVNKVASLFADGLLMNGVYGPEAVKICASMIPPFGVALSWVIKKSRYSKSEADNIKIAFPMGICMITEGVIPIAAVDPLRVIFSCSFGAAVGGSLIMLFDVGSPVPSGGMFIVPAMQNPIGFLIALGVGSVVTALLLVALKKDAVEKEFENEDELEEAVDLSGIHIK, encoded by the coding sequence ATGTTGAAAAGTTTGGAATTGAAAAGGCATGCTATGACTGGAATATCTTATATGATTCCCTTGGTAGTAGCAGCCGGGCTGTTGATTGCAATTGGTAATATCGCTGGCGGAAATCCGGCACTGATTTCTGATTATAAGAGCTCTTATTCTTTGTGGGAGGCAGCTGTTACTTTAGGGGTATATGGTATGGGCTTGATTCCGGCGGTTATGTCTGCTGCGATTGCCTACTCCATTGCCGATCGACCGGGGATTGCGCCAGGTTTATTAATGGGGATGATTGCCAATGCAATGGGTGCTGGATTTTTTGGTGGAATGTTGGGTGGTTATCTATCTGGGTGGTGCGTTAATTTTCTGAAACGTAAGATAAAAGTCCCGATTTGGGCACAGGGATTAATGCCAATGATGATTCTTCCGCTATTAGCATCCATTATTGTAGGTTTTATTATGTTTTTTGTTATTGGCGGGCCAATTGCAGCAGTGTCTTTTGCTTTGACTGATATGCTGGTGAATATGCAAGGGGGTTCAAAAGCAGTATTCGGAGCAATTATGGGAGCCATGGCGGCCTTTGATTTTGGTGGCCCGGTAAATAAAGTGGCTTCGCTATTTGCCGACGGATTGTTAATGAATGGTGTATACGGTCCGGAAGCGGTTAAAATTTGTGCATCAATGATTCCGCCGTTTGGTGTAGCCTTATCTTGGGTTATTAAAAAATCAAGATACAGCAAAAGTGAAGCGGACAATATTAAAATTGCCTTTCCGATGGGGATCTGTATGATCACAGAAGGCGTCATTCCAATTGCCGCCGTTGATCCGCTACGCGTGATTTTTTCTTGTTCGTTTGGTGCTGCAGTCGGTGGTAGTCTGATCATGTTGTTTGATGTTGGTTCACCCGTTCCATCCGGTGGCATGTTCATTGTACCGGCAATGCAAAATCCAATTGGATTCTTAATTGCATTAGGTGTTGGAAGTGTCGTTACTGCGTTGTTACTTGTTGCTTTGAAAAAGGATGCTGTGGAAAAAGAATTTGAAAACGAGGACGAATTGGAAGAGGCGGTTGATTTATCAGGCATTCATATTAAATAA
- a CDS encoding PTS sugar transporter subunit IIA: MDISKILDEQRIYLDLDVANKEEAIEALADMLVKSEVLSSKEGFIKDVYLREAEGKTGIGGGIAIPHGKSKSVLKTSLAIGRTKQPIPWESLDDDPVRCIILFAVRDVDSTTVHIKLLGEIAGKLADEEIVEKLLTSRKPQEIISIFSQENENLEG; this comes from the coding sequence ATGGATATATCAAAAATTCTTGATGAACAACGAATTTATTTGGATTTAGATGTAGCAAATAAAGAAGAAGCTATAGAGGCATTGGCAGATATGTTAGTGAAATCTGAGGTTTTATCTTCGAAGGAGGGATTTATCAAAGATGTGTATTTGAGAGAAGCAGAAGGAAAAACGGGGATTGGCGGTGGAATTGCAATTCCACACGGTAAATCAAAGAGTGTATTGAAAACCTCGTTGGCGATTGGGAGAACGAAGCAACCGATTCCATGGGAGTCTTTAGATGATGATCCGGTACGATGCATTATCTTGTTTGCAGTAAGAGATGTGGATAGTACAACAGTACATATAAAGTTGTTGGGAGAGATCGCCGGTAAATTAGCAGACGAAGAAATTGTTGAAAAATTGTTAACGAGTAGAAAACCCCAAGAGATTATTTCTATTTTCAGTCAAGAGAATGAAAATTTGGAGGGATGA
- a CDS encoding M20 family metallopeptidase produces the protein MKFCLETYLKELEYLVNTDSATRCPGGTAKIAAFFAEKFEALGWHVTYHRLHDEVGPCLEICNKISDHYDILCLGHMDTALPIGAPEKRPFSIDEDGIAHGPGVGDMKSCLLSMYYTLADLQEEGYLDHAAVCLSLNSDEEISSIYSRPLLEKLAKKSSYSVVIESARKDGSLVNQRRGVGRYTLKASGVAAHSGVNPQDGSSAIHELANWIVELHKLNDLEHGTSINVGVIRGGVGPNTVAAEAEGLMDLRFSDEKVPEILENKMKEMQQNPFTKGGAKIEVLGGVTRPPMNPTADTLSLCDEIVKLSERIQVPIHWTSTGGGADGSFTAMHGVPTIDGVGPVAGNAHSEREYMVVDSIEPRYRLSKEIIRHILQRKVKG, from the coding sequence ATGAAATTTTGTTTAGAAACTTACTTGAAAGAATTAGAATATTTAGTAAATACAGATAGTGCAACACGTTGTCCAGGTGGGACAGCAAAGATTGCAGCATTCTTTGCTGAAAAGTTTGAAGCACTTGGATGGCATGTAACGTATCATCGCTTGCATGATGAAGTGGGGCCTTGCCTTGAAATTTGCAATAAGATCAGTGATCATTATGATATCTTATGTTTAGGACATATGGATACGGCTTTGCCAATCGGTGCACCTGAAAAACGTCCATTTTCTATTGATGAAGATGGGATTGCACATGGTCCGGGCGTCGGCGATATGAAGTCTTGTCTTTTATCTATGTATTATACCTTAGCAGATTTGCAGGAAGAAGGATATTTGGATCATGCAGCAGTTTGTTTGTCTTTGAATAGTGATGAGGAAATAAGTTCAATTTATTCGCGTCCATTGTTAGAAAAACTAGCAAAAAAATCTTCTTACAGCGTTGTGATTGAATCTGCGCGTAAAGATGGCAGTTTGGTAAATCAGCGCCGTGGCGTAGGTCGATATACGTTAAAAGCAAGTGGGGTTGCAGCGCATTCCGGTGTGAATCCGCAAGATGGAAGCAGTGCAATTCATGAATTGGCAAATTGGATTGTTGAGTTGCATAAATTAAATGATTTAGAGCATGGAACTTCGATTAATGTAGGCGTTATTCGCGGCGGCGTTGGCCCTAACACGGTCGCTGCAGAAGCAGAAGGTCTAATGGATCTACGTTTTTCAGACGAAAAAGTCCCAGAGATTTTAGAAAATAAGATGAAAGAAATGCAGCAAAATCCTTTCACTAAAGGCGGGGCAAAAATAGAAGTACTTGGTGGAGTTACACGGCCGCCAATGAATCCAACAGCCGATACTTTATCCTTATGTGATGAAATCGTCAAATTATCAGAGCGTATTCAGGTTCCGATTCATTGGACTTCAACAGGTGGCGGTGCGGATGGAAGTTTCACTGCAATGCATGGTGTACCAACGATTGATGGTGTAGGTCCGGTTGCCGGGAATGCGCATAGTGAACGGGAGTATATGGTTGTTGATTCCATTGAACCACGCTATCGATTATCTAAAGAAATCATTCGTCATATTTTACAGAGAAAAGTTAAGGGATAA
- the dcuC gene encoding C4-dicarboxylate transporter DcuC: MLGIIIGLIVTVVVGYLVVKKKKAQTVLVIGGLFLMAVAAMMGHPLLDAKKTTGFIIFDMFKYIENIMSTRTAALGLLIMAVGGYARYMDAIGASKVLVRLAIHPLSYFKSPYLVLALSYVLGQILHFFLPSAAGLSVLLMATMFPVLISLGVSRLSAAAVIGTTACLDLGPASGNSVLAAKNAGLEVATYFTNYQIPVAIPAILTVAILHFFVQKYFDKREGHLIKPLTVTANKAEDSEEIPPMIYACLPIIPLILILVFSDLCIPSIKMTVVTAMLISMAVSMVFEFVRTRDMQKVFGSIQVFFDGMGKQFATVVTLIVAGETFAYGLTKIGAIEGLIHLAQDAGFGIVGMTIVMSLIIMLSAIVMGSANAPFFAFAALAPIVAAKMQVMPVLMLLPMQLTAGIARSVSPITAAIVAVAGIAEVSSVDIVKRTAIPMAGAFIVMMISTFCLL; encoded by the coding sequence ATGTTAGGTATTATCATTGGTCTTATTGTAACAGTTGTTGTTGGGTACCTTGTTGTGAAGAAAAAGAAGGCCCAGACAGTTCTGGTGATTGGAGGTTTATTTTTAATGGCTGTTGCTGCCATGATGGGACATCCGCTGTTGGATGCCAAGAAAACGACTGGTTTTATTATTTTCGATATGTTTAAGTATATTGAAAATATCATGAGCACAAGAACGGCAGCCTTAGGATTATTAATTATGGCTGTTGGTGGATATGCGCGTTATATGGACGCGATTGGAGCGAGTAAAGTATTGGTAAGGTTAGCAATACATCCACTCAGCTATTTTAAGTCGCCGTATTTGGTATTGGCGTTAAGTTATGTTCTTGGACAGATTCTACATTTTTTCTTGCCAAGTGCAGCTGGGCTGAGTGTATTATTGATGGCAACCATGTTCCCTGTCTTGATTAGCTTGGGGGTCAGCAGATTATCGGCAGCAGCGGTAATTGGAACAACCGCTTGTCTTGATTTAGGGCCTGCATCAGGGAATTCAGTATTGGCAGCGAAAAATGCTGGATTAGAAGTTGCGACATATTTTACAAATTATCAAATTCCAGTAGCAATTCCGGCTATTTTGACAGTTGCTATTTTACATTTTTTTGTACAAAAATATTTTGATAAAAGAGAAGGTCATTTGATAAAACCATTAACGGTGACGGCAAATAAAGCAGAGGATAGTGAGGAAATTCCGCCAATGATCTATGCGTGTCTGCCGATCATTCCTTTAATTTTAATTTTGGTATTTAGTGATTTGTGCATACCGTCGATCAAAATGACAGTGGTAACAGCTATGTTGATTTCAATGGCTGTATCTATGGTCTTTGAGTTTGTTCGTACGCGAGATATGCAAAAAGTGTTTGGGAGTATACAAGTGTTTTTTGATGGAATGGGCAAACAATTTGCGACAGTTGTTACGTTGATTGTTGCAGGCGAAACCTTTGCATATGGATTAACTAAAATTGGTGCAATTGAAGGTTTAATTCATCTTGCACAGGACGCTGGATTTGGGATTGTTGGGATGACGATTGTTATGTCTTTGATTATTATGCTTTCTGCTATTGTCATGGGATCTGCAAATGCTCCGTTTTTTGCTTTTGCGGCTTTAGCGCCTATTGTAGCAGCAAAAATGCAAGTTATGCCTGTATTGATGTTGCTTCCGATGCAGCTTACGGCTGGAATTGCGCGCAGTGTTTCACCAATTACAGCTGCGATTGTTGCGGTTGCAGGTATTGCAGAGGTATCTTCGGTGGATATTGTAAAACGTACAGCGATTCCAATGGCAGGTGCTTTTATCGTGATGATGATTAGCACATTCTGCTTATTATAA